Genomic window (Hypnocyclicus thermotrophus):
AAAATGTGTGAAATTCCAACTGCCTACCAATATGAAATGGAAAATATTACTGATTTATTAGAAGCAATTAAAATAAATAATAGTGATTATACTCTAATAAAATTATTAAAAGAACATTTAGATGAACTTATAGAAAAAATAGATAATGAAGATGTAAAAAGTAAAATAAAGCTTATTAGAAAAAAAGTCGTTCTTATTGAAAAAAATCTAGATATAGTATCAGATAGATTTTTTGAAGAAACTTATTATTTATTGAGTTATATAAGAAAATGCAATAAAAAAGCTGTTAGTTAAGTGAACTAATAAAATTCACTTATTAACAGCTTTTATTTTATAAAGTTTTAATTAACTCTCTTACTTTATTAATAACTTCATTTGCAGAAATTTCTATTGTTTCTCCAGTTTTTCTTAATTTTATTTCCACAATATCTTCATCAGATTTTTTTCCTACTACAATTTTTATAGGAAGTCCAATAAGGTCACTATCTTTCATTTTAAATCCTAGTCTTTCATTTCTATCATCAATTATTGTATCAATATTTGTTTCAGAAAAATTTTTATATAATTTTTCAGCTAGATCAACTTGAGTTTGATTTTTCATATTTGCTGGAATTATATTTACAATAAATGGCGCAATAGAAACAGGCCATATAATACCGTATTCATCATAATTTTGTTCAATTGCAGAAGCCATAGTACGAGAAACACCAATACCATAACACCCCATTGTCATTACTTGAAGTTTACCGTTTTTATCTAAGTATTTAGCACCTAAAGCTTCAGCATAGCCAGTACCAAGCTTAAATACCTGTCCTACTTCTATTCCTCTAGCTATTTCAAGAGTTCCGTCACAATGAGGACAAGGTTCTCCTGATTTGACCATTCTTATGTCATAAAATTTATTAATTTTTAAATCTCTGTTAATATTTGCATTTATATAATGTTTATCTTTTATATTAGCACCTATTACCATATTTTTCATTGGTTTTATAGTTTCATCAGCTACTACATAGATATCTTCTGATATATTTTTTAGTGCTCCGCAATATCCTTTAGTTATGCTTAATTTTTCAAACTCTTCATCAGTTATTAATTCTAGTTCTACAGGAGAATTTACTGCATTTTTTAATTTGATTTCATTTACTTCATAATCTCCTCTAATTAGAGCCATATAATATTTAGTTTCTGTCTCTAAAATTGATTTAAACATCATTGCTTTTACAGTTTTAGTAATATCAACATTTAAAAATTTAGCTACATCTTCTATCGAAGAAGTATTTTTAGTATCAATTAATGTTAACTCTTTTTCAGCTTCATCATTTTGAGTTAATTCAATATTTGATACAGCTTTTTCGGAATTTGCAGCATAATCACATTTATTGCAATATAAGATATCATCTTCACCAGATTCAGCGAGTACATGAAATTCGTGAGTATGACTCCCACCAATAGCTCCACTATCAGCTTCAACAGGTCTAAAATTAAGGCCACATCTAGTAAAAATTCTTTCATAGGCTTTGTACATATTGTGATATTCTCTATCTAAATCTTCTTCAGAAGTATGAAAGCTATAAGCGTCTTTCATTAAGAATTCTCTACCTCTCATAAGTCCAAATCGAGGTCTTCTTTCATCTCTAAATTTTGTTTGGATTTGATAAAGGTTTATAGGCAAATCTTTGTATGATTTTATATCATTTCTAATGATATCGGTAATAACTTCTTCATGAGTAGGTCCAAGAACAAAATCTCTATTGTGTCTGTCTTGCATTCTCATCATTTCTTCACCCATTTTTAACCATCTACCAGATTCTTTCCACAATTCTGCTGGTTGTAAGACGGGCATTAAAATTTCTTGACATCCTGCATTATCTAATTCTTCTCTAATGATTTTTTCTATTTTATTCAATGTTATTTTACCAAGAGGTAAATAAGAGTAAATTCCACTTGCAAGTTTTTTAATCATTCCAGCTCTAAGTAGTAATTGATGACTTATAACTTCAGCTTCCTTTGGGCTTTCTTTTAATGTTTTTAAATATAGTTTGCTAAATCTCATTTAAACCACCTTTCTAAATATTAAATATTTAATAAAAATCTGATAAATCATTTGTAATACCAGATTTTAACATTTCTATATCTGTTTTTATTGTAGCATTTGCATGTGCTACTTCATATGAAATAATATTTTGTTTATATAACTCAACAATATTTTGATCAAATGATTGCATTCCAAACATATCTTTATTAGCTTTTATAATATCAGGAATTTTTTGAGTTCCTTCATCTATTTTTATTAATTCTTGAATTGTAGATGTTGTTCGAAGTATTTCGTTTATGGCACGCTTATTATTGTCTACTGTTTTTAAAAGCTTTTGAGAAATTACAGCTTTTAGATTATCACTCAATTGATATCTTATTTGTTTATGCTTATCTACTGGAAAAAAATCAAGTATTCTTGAGATAGTTTTTGTAGCATTTACAGTATGCAGTGTAGATATTACAAGATGACCTGTTTCAGCTGCTTTTAATGCTGTTTCAATAGTTTCTTGGTCACGTAGTTCTCCAATATAAATTATATCAGGATCTTGACGAAGCACATATTTTAACGCAAGATTAAAATCAGGTATATCATTGGGAACTTCTTTTTGACTTATAATTGATTTTTTATCTTTAAATAAAAATTCAATAGGATCTTCAAAAGTTATAATGTTTTTTCTATAATTGCTGTTTATATGTTCCAAAATAGCAGCTACCGTCGTAGACTTTCCACTTCCAGTAGCACCAGTAACTAAGATTATTCCATCTTTTTCTTTTGCGATTTCTTTTAATATAACTGGTAGATGTAGAGTCTCAATATCTGGAATATCAAAAGGAATAAGTCTAGCTACTATCATATAAGAACTTCTAGAAAGAGAAATATTTAATCTAAATCTACCTGTTCCTGGAACAGAATAAGATATATCATAGTTTAATGAAGATAAAAATTTCTCTTTTGCTTTTTCATCTAAAATATCATTAACGATTTCTTCTAAATCTGTTTTTTTTAACCTTTCACAATTATCTAAATTAATTAAATCACCATTTTTTCTAATAATAGGTGTATTTCCTACTCTTAAATGAAGATCAGAACCATTATTATCTACAAGATATTTTAAATATTTATCTATCATATATACTCTACCCCTTTATCTCTTCGACATTATAACGCTTATTAATATCATGTTGCATATAAATATTGTCAATTTTTCCATTATTTTCAAATAAATATTTTGTAGCTAAATCTTTTACAAATTTTATTAATTTGATATCTTTTACAAAATCAATAAATTGCATATCACTAGAACCACTTTGCTTTGTCCCAAAAATTTCTCCAATTTTTCTAAGTTTTAAATCTTCTTCAGCGATTACAAATCCATCAGTAGTTTGTTCCATTATTTCAAGACGTTTTATAGAAAGTTCATTTTTGGTACTTGAAACAAGAAAACAATATGATTTAAATTTTCCTCTTCCAACTCTTCCACGTAATTGATGAAGTGCACTAAGCCCAAATCTATGAGCATCACTAATTACCATTATTGTAGCATTTGGTACATTAATACCTACCTCAA
Coding sequences:
- a CDS encoding proline--tRNA ligase, with protein sequence MRFSKLYLKTLKESPKEAEVISHQLLLRAGMIKKLASGIYSYLPLGKITLNKIEKIIREELDNAGCQEILMPVLQPAELWKESGRWLKMGEEMMRMQDRHNRDFVLGPTHEEVITDIIRNDIKSYKDLPINLYQIQTKFRDERRPRFGLMRGREFLMKDAYSFHTSEEDLDREYHNMYKAYERIFTRCGLNFRPVEADSGAIGGSHTHEFHVLAESGEDDILYCNKCDYAANSEKAVSNIELTQNDEAEKELTLIDTKNTSSIEDVAKFLNVDITKTVKAMMFKSILETETKYYMALIRGDYEVNEIKLKNAVNSPVELELITDEEFEKLSITKGYCGALKNISEDIYVVADETIKPMKNMVIGANIKDKHYINANINRDLKINKFYDIRMVKSGEPCPHCDGTLEIARGIEVGQVFKLGTGYAEALGAKYLDKNGKLQVMTMGCYGIGVSRTMASAIEQNYDEYGIIWPVSIAPFIVNIIPANMKNQTQVDLAEKLYKNFSETNIDTIIDDRNERLGFKMKDSDLIGLPIKIVVGKKSDEDIVEIKLRKTGETIEISANEVINKVRELIKTL
- a CDS encoding type IV pilus twitching motility protein PilT, producing MIDKYLKYLVDNNGSDLHLRVGNTPIIRKNGDLINLDNCERLKKTDLEEIVNDILDEKAKEKFLSSLNYDISYSVPGTGRFRLNISLSRSSYMIVARLIPFDIPDIETLHLPVILKEIAKEKDGIILVTGATGSGKSTTVAAILEHINSNYRKNIITFEDPIEFLFKDKKSIISQKEVPNDIPDFNLALKYVLRQDPDIIYIGELRDQETIETALKAAETGHLVISTLHTVNATKTISRILDFFPVDKHKQIRYQLSDNLKAVISQKLLKTVDNNKRAINEILRTTSTIQELIKIDEGTQKIPDIIKANKDMFGMQSFDQNIVELYKQNIISYEVAHANATIKTDIEMLKSGITNDLSDFY